One window of Drosophila busckii strain San Diego stock center, stock number 13000-0081.31 chromosome 3L, ASM1175060v1, whole genome shotgun sequence genomic DNA carries:
- the LOC108598095 gene encoding adenylyl cyclase X E-like, translated as MAACGLDVSRTERVNAPQVKFRNVSLMPNGRRSQYRPAGPEQMQRVYGNGSTLALDLERGQYEGNMISSTPRLSNENSGNNEEVVKVMAHFALDLMRAMKRFNAENMQSEYEGSTDYGMLRIGISHGRAMAGVVGISKPHYDIWGNPVNMASRMDSTGVPGKIQVTENTALMLRKFNIQCNYRGKTFVKGRGSIPTYILATDKEYKGFLPHQPDSNEPSSNL; from the coding sequence ATGGCCGCCTGTGGTCTGGACGTTTCGCGCACCGAGCGGGTGAATGCACCGCAGGTGAAATTCCGCAATGTCTCGCTTATGCCCAATGGCAGACGCAGTCAGTATCGTCCCGCTGGTCCCGAGCAAATGCAGCGCGTTTATGGCAATGGAAGCACGCTGGCGCTGGATCTGGAACGTGGCCAGTACGAAGGCAATATGATAAGCAGCACGCCGCGTTTAAGCAACGAAAACTCTGGGAACAATGAAGAGGTAGTCAAGGTAATGGCGCACTTTGCGTTGGACTTAATGCGCGCCATGAAGCGCTTCAATGCGGAGAATATGCAGTCGGAGTATGAGGGCAGCACAGATTATGGCATGTTAAGAATTGGCATATCACATGGCCGCGCCATGGCGGGTGTGGTGGGCATATCGAAACCACATTATGATATTTGGGGAAATCCCGTGAATATGGCCTCACGCATGGATTCGACAGGTGTGCCGGGCAAGATACAAGTGACGGAGAATACGGCATTAATGTTAcgtaaatttaatatacaatgcAATTATCGTGGCAAAACCTTTGTCAAGGGGCGTGGCAGTATACCGACCTATATACTGGCAACCGATAAAGAATATAAAGGATTTTTGCCACATCAACCTGATAGCAATGAACCTAGTTCAAATTTGTAA
- the LOC108599747 gene encoding adenylyl cyclase X E: MNSYFDSGIEYNGSQPFRNNFEQFRPQHNEKSWEWSYLVLKCRNLELEESYDLYMRRLRVGYLSIFVFIELLVTITHALLLLTSSDLTFVYIDMCAYVGSGLLIWLILSINFHSDLISKHIWIVYASTWLAVSVMVLMDIGLNIYHATSNNDILNPIYDAYILYAIYMFMPIPYILQPFILGSAVTICYIINYSLVITYKETNQNQNQMHSIFIEAIYLSCVNCLGIFFRLMRDIALRTTFLDRRQYVEENLLLRYARDQERSLLLSILPAQIADRLQEDVRNRIERSKQQQQQQQQRRSMHRRVSNNSQALKRWRQPDHGTLFIEPHKDVTVLYADVVNYTYLTTTLDVKKLVEALHDLFVRFDIASEEYNVMRIKFLGDCYYCVAGLASPNEDHAKCCVDLGLRMIKDIRDVREKRHLNIDMRIGVHSGDVLSGVIGAAKWQFDIWSKDVDIANRLEATGATGRVHVSQQTLRLLDGEYFFEDGTEKAREDPVLQKHEIRTFLIKSLRAPMHDPRRVQRERQAKKLSEASKAMFMHNSTLQQYNQVRNQAKLEMCRELDKMPIGRIQITKVCRRSTNPTQDEIEEETFRRNISSFCLLFRVRNWELQYIREPDVMFKYSIALTWFIYCCLLSIQLLSKDAEYHYWVIDAVTIALFTSLLIVSWFKKLWIMYVSDTETSQPQWKISILLYRLSDHMQRSIVLRFVIYLLVIASYCVVATMQVADCGDVDDIELQPVQSIEKRMQCFHPWILTNCMTLVIGTSFLFTRIPFIVKTTVAALISLTYAVLVIFEFNYIFANSPSTNVNLNAEYSHILLIFTTLGIFHLMERQTEFIAKVDYNILTAGSVSCCRNRMMRSSRMIPSKCCSLTYCHAMWRTFIYPIRL, encoded by the exons ATGAATTCGTATTTCGATTCCGGCATTGAATATAATGGTTCGCAACCCTTTCGCAACAATTTCGAGCAATTTCGCCCACAGCACAATGAAAAGAGCTGGGAATGGAGTTATCTAGTG CTCAAGTGCCGCAATCTGGAGCTGGAGGAGTCCTATGATCTGTATATGCGTCGTCTGCGCGTTGGCTATCTGTCCATATTTGTATTCATTGAGCTGCTGGTAACCATCACTCatgccttgctgctgctcaccaGCTCAGATCTGACCTTTGTCTACATAGATATGTGCGCCTATGTGGGCTCTGGTCTGCTCATTTGGCTGATACTCTCCATCAATTTTCACAGCGATCTTATAAGCAAACACATTTGGATAGTTTATGCATCCACCTGGCTGGCCGTGTCCGTTATGGTGCTAATGG ACATTGGCTTAAATATCTACCATGCCACCAGCAATAATGATATTCTGAATCCCATCTACGATGCTTATATATTGTATgccatatatatgtttatgccCATACCTTATATACTGCAGCCGTTTATCCTGGGCAGCGCTGTCACTATTTGCTATATCATTAACTATAGCTTGGTCATTACGTATAAGGAAACGAACCAgaatcaaaatcaaatgcacagCATTTTCAT TGAAGCCATCTACCTGAGCTGCGTCAACTGTCTGGGCATATTCTTTCGTCTAATGCGGGATATAGCGCTGCGCACTACTTTCTTGGATCGCCGGCAGTATGTGGAGGAGAATCTTTTGCTGCGCTATGCCAGAGATCAGGAGCGCAGTTTACTGCTAAGCATTTTGCCCGCACAGATTGCAGATCGCTTGCAGGAGGATGTTAGGAATCGCATCGAGCGctccaagcagcaacagcagcagcagcaacagcgcagaAGTATGCACAGACGCGTGTCCAACAATAGTCAGGCCCTAAAGCGTTGGCGTCAACCGGATCATGG CACGCTCTTCATTGAACCACACAAGGATGTCACAGTGCTCTATGCGGATGTGGTCAACTATACGTATCTAACCACCACGCTGGATGTCAAGAAGCTTGTGGAGGCCTTGCATGATCTCTTTGTGCGCTTCGACATTGCCAGCGAGGAGTATAATGTGATGAGAATCAAGTTCTTGGGCGATTGCTACTACTGCGTTGCGGGCTTGGCTAGTCCTAATGAGGATCATGCCAAGTGCTGCGTGGACTTGGGACTGCGCATGATCAAGGATATACGTGATGTGAG AGAGAAGCGTCATTTGAACATTGACATGCGCATAGGTGTTCACTCCGGAGATGTGTTGTCCGGCGTTATAGGCGCAGCCAAGTGGCAATTTGATATTTGGTCTAAGGATGTGGATATAGCGAATCGTTTGGAGGCCACTGGCGCCACTGGACGCGTGCATGTGAGTCAGCAAACGTTGCGACTGCTCGATGGTGAATACTTCTTTGAGGATGGCACGGAGAAGGCGCGTGAGGATCCTGTGCTGCAGAAACATGAGATACGCACGTTTCTAATCAAATCGCTGCGC GCTCCTATGCATGATCCGAGACGCGTGCAGCGCGAAAGGCAGGCCAAGAAGCTAAGCGAGGCAAGCAAGGCCATGTTCATGCACAACTCAACGTTGCAGCAATACAATCAGGTGCGCAATCAGGCCAAGCTGGAAATGTGCCGCGAGCTGGACAAGATGCCCATAGGACGCATACA aaTAACAAAAGTCTGTCGGCGTTCCACGAATCCAACGCAAGATGAGATTGAAGAGGAAACCTTTAGACGCAACATAAGCTCCTTCTGTTTGCTCTTTCGCGTACGCAATTGGGAACTGCAATATATACGCGAGCCCGATGTTATGTTCAAGTATAGCATAGCGCTGACCTGGTTTATCTACTGCTGTTTACTCAGCATACAATTGCTAAGCAAGGA CGCCGAATACCATTACTGGGTTATAGATGCGGTTACCATAGCGCTATTCACCAGCTTGTTGATCGTTAGTTGGTTCAAAAAACTTTGGATAATGTATGTCTCGGATACGGAAACATCGCAGCCGCAGTGGAAAATTAGCATACTGCTCTATAGACTTTCTGACCATATGCAAAGGAGCATTGTACTACGATTTGTCATCTATTTACTGGTTATAGCTTCTTATTGTGTGGTTGCTACTATGCAAGTG GCGGATTGTGGAGACGTTGACGATATTGAGCTGCAACCCGTGCAGAGCATAGAGAAGCGCATGCAGTGCTTTCATCCTTGG ATTCTCACCAACTGCATGACCTTGGTCATAGGCACTTCCTTTCTTTTCACACGCATTCCCTTTATTGTCAAAACCACTGTCGCCGCCTTAATATCCTTAACCTATGCAGTACTGGTGATATTTGAATTCAACTATATATTCGCCAACAGTCCCTCAACTAATGTCAATCTGAATGCTGAATATTCGCATATACTGCTTATCTTCACCACGCTGGGCATATTCCATTTAATGGAACGACAAACAGAGTTTATAGCCAAAGTGGATTACAA CATTTTGACAGCTGGAAgcgtcagctgctgcagaaaCAGGATGATGCGCTCATCACGAATGATACCATCAAAGTGCTGCTCACTAACATATTGCCATGCCATGTGG cggACTTTTATTTATCCAATCAGATTGTAA
- the LOC108598880 gene encoding regulation of nuclear pre-mRNA domain-containing protein 1B: MSTFTESALLKKLHELNTSQQSIQTLSLWLIHHRKHHAVIVQTWQKELQNVIEPKKLTFMYLANDVIQNSKKKGPEYGKEFGNVLSKVFAHIGETCKSEKLLASLGRILNIWQERGVYDAKTIADFRGRMIPNGAAPAVAASPATATAAADEVSKSEEGAEQQSSHHHHRHHHHHHKSEKREKRKHEERHSKSKRSRTTPHPTVVVEPPSSETENGHTPPYMPLGEPPEPEELIKALTSIENSASSDALVRERIAKLPPEISEISCITKLEDKDKAKLLANQVNEAVNLLNDYNSRLAAEMEERTKLAAMLRDFQAEQKELLAQAEQRLEEHKKKLAKMLGLQKEIHDHLSNLPDLTQLPDVTGGLAPLPSAGDLFNTLH; encoded by the exons ATGTCAACTTTCACAGAAAGTGCACTACTTAAAAAGCTGCACGAACTAAACACTAGTCAGCAAAGTATACAAACATTATCCCTATGGCTAATTCATCATCGCAAACACCATGCGGTCATTGTTCAGACCTGGCAGAAGGAGCTCCAAAACG TGATTGAGCCCAAGAAGTTAACGTTTATGTATTTGGCCAACGATGTAATACAGAATAGCAAGAAAAAGGGACCAGAGTATGGCAAGGAGTTTGGTAATGTACTGTCCAAAGTATTTGCACACATAGGTGAGACCTGCAAATCGGAAAAGCTGCTTGCCAGTCTGGgacgcattttaaatatatggcAAGAGCGTGGTGTCTACGATGCGAAGACCATAGCGGATTTTCGTGGGCGAATGATTCCCAATGGTGCAGCTCCAGCTGTAGCTGCTAGTCCTGcaactgctactgctgctgccgacgaAGTAAGCAAAAGTGAAGAAGGTGCAGAACAACAGTCatcacatcatcatcatcgtcatcaccatcatcatcataagTCAGAGAAGCGCGAGAAACGCAAGCATGAGGAGCGTCACTCCAAATCAAAACGTTCGCGCACCACACCACATCCAACTGTTGTCGTAGAGCCACCTTCGTCCGAGACGGAAAATGGTCACACACCTCCTTATATGCCACTGGGTGAACCACCTGAACCTGAGGAGCTTATCAAGGCGCTGACAAGCATAGAGAATTCCGCTTCCAGTGATGCGTTGGTGCGTGAGCGCATTGCCAAGCTACCGCCAGAGATTTCAGAGATAAGTTGCATTACCAAATTAGAGGATAAAGACAAGGCCAAGCTACTGGCCAATCAG GTTAACGAAGCTGTGAATTTGCTGAATGATTATAATTCTCGTCTTGCTGCCGAGATGGAGGAACGCACTAAGTTGGCGGCCATGCTGCGTGATTTTCAGGCTGAGCAAAAGGAGCTACTGGCACAGGCGGAACAACGCTTGGAA GAGCACAAGAAGAAGCTGGCCAAGATGTTGGGCTTACAGAAAGAGATACACGATCATTTATCCAATTTACCCGATCTAACGCAATTACCGGACGTGACAGGCGGCTTGGCGCCGTTACCCTCAGCTGGGGATCTATTTAATACCTTGCATTAA
- the LOC108600041 gene encoding putative mediator of RNA polymerase II transcription subunit 26: protein MANPRKFSEKIALQKQKQAEGTAEFERIMKEVYATKRDETQPNQNITDYGLAGTETNASVGGGASPGAGNGSGGGASPDGVAGSGGGGGSPTAYRESRGRSVVGVGPMRRPSERKQDRSPYGSSAATGAGALVNALGLPNSGPNTGNNGNNNNGTQTNLYLSPPMDTNWRRSNSDSALHQSLNMAVAAENAVGGNFNTDMNHTLHANYPQQQQQQQQQQHHHQQPQQHGQRSHSPHHIARSFSPQAQRRKPPLLPHQLQLQQLQQQQQNMQQQLHLQQQLQHQQQHQQHQQHQQQQQQHQQQQQPMPYNPKFANSLFRPLQEQANFANTGSLPNLTALQHYAPAQQQQQQQQQQPPQQQQQHAQQLQQQTLSPVMSPHNQRRERDQSPSPFSPAGGGPASPYHQPQHSPTSSANTSFSPLPTLGANNASNVVGGNLTDYRQPAHPSSPRSSPGLLSSVSGSELHTSAPASPIRVQQLPSSGSSNNFDGTYNSLNPSFHNHFENFSLGDSNSSPEQQQSFPNNFVALDFDDMGSATVNGVNGPYQQQQQQQQDKLLDFNELSGSPDSSLNNNNQLRRSNNQQQQQQQQQQQQQQLLNNNSNGSATHNGGNNMNGPRSESHHNNNRGGAVEPLAASPIPSPLGGASSPLPIPMSAQASPQQLSLSLHHSPHHSPLHSPHHSNSPLSSSSPVSNACNSNMLMNHQQQQHHHQHQSHHQQQSHTPTTANIPAIVFSDYSCTADFNKEIFDTLDLDLGQMDVAGLQMLSDQNPIMIADPTIEDSFRRDLN from the coding sequence ATGGCCAATCCGCGCAAGTTTAGTGAAAAGATAGCGCTGCAGAAGCAAAAGCAGGCGGAGGGCACGGCGGAGTTTGAGCGCATCATGAAGGAGGTGTATGCAACGAAAAGGGATGAGACGCAACCGAATCAAAATATAACGGATTATGGTTTAGCGGGTACAGAAACCAACGCTAGTGTTGGTGGCGGCGCTTCGCCAGGCGCAGGCAATGGCAGTGGCGGCGGTGCGTCACCAGATGGTGTAGCAGGCAGCGGCGGAGGAGGCGGCTCACCCACAGCTTATAGAGAATCGCGTGGACGCAGTGTGGTGGGTGTGGGACCCATGCGCCGACCCTCGGAGCGCAAACAGGATCGTTCGCCTTATGGCAGCAGCGCGGCGACTGGAGCGGGTGCTTTGGTAAACGCTTTGGGCTTGCCCAACAGCGGCCCCAACACcggcaacaatggcaacaataacaatggcacACAGACAAATCTATATCTAAGTCCACCCATGGATACAAATTGGCGACGCTCCAATTCGGATTCAGCGCTGCATCAAAGTCTGAATATGGCGGTGGCAGCGGAAAACGCTGTTGGCGGCAATTTTAATACGGATATGAATCATACGCTGCATGCCAATTatccacagcaacaacaacaacagcagcagcagcaacatcaccaccagcagccacagcaacatgGTCAAAGATCTCATTCGCCGCATCATATTGCACGCAGTTTTAGTCCGCAGGCGCAAAGAAGAAAGCCGCCATTGTTGCCGcatcagctgcagttgcaacagctgcagcagcagcagcagaacatgcaacagcagctgcatttacagcaacagctgcagcatcagcagcaacatcaacagcaccagcaacatcagcagcagcagcagcagcaccaacaacaacaacagcccaTGCCATATAATCCAAAGTTTGCCAATTCGTTATTTAGACCACTGCAGGAGCAGGCCAACTTCGCCAACACTGGCTCGCTGCCTAATCTAACTGCGCTGCAACATTATGCGCccgcacaacagcaacagcagcagcagcaacaacagccgccgcagcagcagcagcaacatgcacaacagctgcaacaacaaacactcTCGCCTGTAATGTCACCGCATAATCAACGACGCGAACGCGATCAATCGCCCAGTCCATTTAGTCCTGCGGGCGGCGGACCCGCCTCGCCGTATCATCAGCCACAGCACTCGCCCACGTCCAGCGCCAACACTAGCTTTAGTCCGCTGCCCACGTTGGGCGCCAACAATGCCAGCAACGTAGTTGGCGGCAATCTCACCGATTATCGACAGCCAGCGCATCCGTCTAGTCCGCGCAGCTCACCCGGTCTGCTCAGCAGCGTCTCAGGCAGCGAGCTGCACACCAGCGCGCCCGCCAGTCCCATACGCGTGCAACAGTtgcccagcagcggcagcagcaacaacttcgACGGCACCTACAACAGTCTGAATCCCTCGTTTCACAATCACTTCGAGAACTTCTCGCTGGGCGACAGCAACTCCTCgcccgagcagcagcaaagctttcCCAACAACTTTGTTGCGCTGGACTTTGACGACATGGGCAGCGCCACAGTCAATGGCGTCAATGGTCCgtaccaacaacagcagcagcaacagcaggacAAGCTGCTGGACTTTAATGAGCTCAGTGGCAGTCCCGACAGCAGtctcaacaacaataatcagCTGAGAAGAAgcaacaaccagcagcagcagcagcagcagcagcagcagcaacagcaacaattgctcaacaacaacagcaatggctCCGCCACGCATAATGGTGGCAACAATATGAATGGACCACGCAGTGAATCGCATCACAATAACAATCGTGGCGGCGCGGTTGAACCTTTGGCTGCCTCGCCCATACCCTCGCCGCTGGGTGGTGCCAGCTCACCGCTGCCCATACCCATGTCAGCGCAAGCCTCACCACAACAGCTGTCCCTATCGCTACACCACTCGCCGCATCACTCACCGCTGCACTCGCCACATCACTCCAACTCGCCGCTGTCCAGCAGTTCGCCCGTGAGCAATGCCTGCAACTCCAACATGCTAATgaatcatcagcagcagcagcaccaccaccaacatcagtcccaccaccagcagcaaagTCATACGCCCACCACCGCCAATATACCCGCCATTGTTTTCAGCGATTATTCCTGCACGGCGGACTTTAACAAAGAAATCTTTGACACACTGGACTTGGATCTGGGGCAAATGGATGTGGCTGGACTTCAAATGCTGTCGGATCAGAATCCTATCATGATTGCCGATCCCACAATTGAGGATAGTTTTCGACGCGACCTTAACTGA
- the LOC108600044 gene encoding selenoprotein F: protein MLKLVVLVILAAIMGCQAEFTAADCRELGFIKSQLMCSTCDKLDDFGLETIKPQCKQCCTQDVQPAAKRTYAKAILEVCTCKFRAYPQIQAFIQSGRPAKFPNLQIKYVRGLDPMVKLLDASGNTQETLSIAKWNTDTVEEFFETHLAHEGATGKSSYSVVEDAQAEEDADYLRTNRI from the exons ATGCTTAAATTAGTGGTATTAGTAATACTCGCGGCTATTATGGGT TGCCAAGCTGAATTCACGGCTGCCGATTGCCGCGAGCTGGGATTTATAAAAAGCCAACTTATGTGTTCCACCTGTGATAAACTGGATGATTTTGGGCTTGAGACTATAAA GCCGCAGTGTAAGCAGTGCTGCACACAAGACGTACAGCCGGCAGCCAAGAGAACCTATGCCAAGGCTATCTTGGAGGTGTGCACATGCAAATTCCGTGCCTATCCACAGATACAGGCATTCATACAGAGTGGACGCCCCGCCAAGTTTCCCAATCTGCAGATTAAGTATGTAAGAGGACTGGATCCCATGGTGAAGCTTCTGGATGCCAGCGGCAATACGCAAGAGACTCTATCCATAGCCAAGTGGAACACAGATACTGTAGAGGAGTTCTTTGAGACGCATCTGGCACATGAAGGTGCCACAGGCAAGAGCTCCTACAGCGTGGTAGAAGATGCTCAAGCGGAGGAAGATGCCGACTATTTGCGTACTAATAGAATTTAA
- the LOC108600043 gene encoding protein spitz, protein MRTVLLLCCISLTSACSSRALNKPRPQEYSTPPPDNVIATTPRPNITFPIFSCPPTYAAWYCLNDATCFAVEIHNELLYNCECALGFMGPRCEYKEIDGSYLPTRNRVMLEKASIVSGATLAVIIMAMCLVMLYMRHEKLNKEKLHAANNDVADLGCENAGVDEVDGLKSQRMVRRPFGPHHNRILTLEEAFLQSTVNYERARH, encoded by the coding sequence ATGAGAACTGtcctgctgctttgctgcatCTCGCTAACCTCCGCCTGCTCCTCGCGCGCTCTAAACAAGCCACGTCCACAGGAGTACAGCACACCGCCGCCAGACAATGTCATAGCCACGACGCCACGTCCGAATATAACATTCCCCATTTTTAGCTGCCCGCCCACCTATGCCGCCTGGTATTGCCTCAACGATGCCACCTGCTTTGCCGTCGAGATACACAACGAGCTGCTCTACAATTGTGAATGCGCCTTGGGCTTTATGGGACCACGCTGCGAGTATAAGGAAATAGATGGCTCCTATTTGCCCACACGCAATCGCGTTATGCTGGAGAAGGCCAGTATTGTGAGTGGCGCCACGCTGGCCGTCATCATCATGGCCATGTGCCTGGTTATGCTTTATATGCGCCATGAGAAACTAAACAAGGAGAAGCTGCATGCAGCGAATAATGATGTAGCCGATTTGGGCTGTGAGAATGCGGGCGTGGATGAGGTGGACGGTCTCAAGTCGCAGCGCATGGTGCGTCGTCCCTTTGGACCGCATCACAATCGCATTCTAACGCTGGAGGAAGCCTTTCTGCAGTCGACTGTTAACTATGAGCGAGCCAGGCACTAA
- the LOC108600042 gene encoding NEDD4 family-interacting protein 1, giving the protein MPHPHSDDESLAPPKADFSAPPPYEAEAPSAALPAQHPNMGMNVQLQHEHGPPQGELPQELHSKLPTYEEVQMEKSLNGELPPAFLTLPSTQQLPPPPNPLLPPNPLRDGPSGVRGAQPALTFIAIDASDPENSLSTTDNLLGTDIMFITAFMVAFLFNWIGFLMLTCFCHTIAARYGALSGFGLSLAKWTLIVKHSTDLASHENSWLWWLICAFGFLIAIRALIQYVSIKRSWRLLSASAQERLLFFY; this is encoded by the coding sequence ATGCCGCATCCACACTCCGATGATGAGTCGTTGGCACCGCCCAAGGCAGACTTTAGTGCGCCACCGCCATACGAGGCAGAGGCGCCAAGTGCTGCGCTGCCGGCACAGCATCCCAACATGGGCATGAATGTACAGCTGCAGCATGAGCATGGACCACCACAAGGAGAGCTGCCGCAGGAGCTGCATAGCAAGCTGCCCACTTATGAGGAGGTGCAAATGGAGAAATCGCTGAATGGAGAGCTGCCGCCCGCATTTTTAACGCTGCCTTCGACAcaacagctgccgccgccgccgaatCCGTTGCTGCCGCCCAATCCGCTGCGTGACGGACCGAGCGGTGTGCGTGGAGCGCAGCCCGCTTTGACTTTTATCGCCATCGATGCCAGCGATCCAGAGAACAGTCTGTCCACCACGGACAATCTGTTGGGCACAGATATTATGTTCATCACAGCGTTTATGGTCGCATTTCTATTCAACTGGATTGGCTTCTTGATGCTCACCTGTTTCTGTCACACAATTGCCGCTCGTTATGGCGCACTCTCTGGCTTTGGGCTGTCGCTGGCCAAGTGGACGTTGATCGTTAAGCACTCGACGGATCTGGCCTCGCACGAGAACTCCTGGCTGTGGTGGCTAATATGTGCCTTTGGTTTTCTCATTGCCATACGCGCGCTAATACAGTATGTGAGCATTAAGCGCTCGTGGCGCCTGCTCTCTGCCTCTGCCCAGGAGCGTTTGCTCTTCTTCTACTAA